A section of the Pseudomonas tritici genome encodes:
- the pncB gene encoding nicotinate phosphoribosyltransferase, which translates to MESAYDYESPVIQGLLDTDYYTFTMMQAVLHQHPNVDVEYNFIVRSKEKLGHLIPQLRDELEKLAGLQMREGELRFLFNPRFREYLTPDYERFLGLFRFNLRYIHVSEVDGQLNIRVVGPMLHCIMFEQPVLALVSELRNRDKYPDVTLEDITRKLYQKFDWLEKNLSRDELADLRVSDFSTRRRLSFKAQREVVDIMRRDFPGQFVGTSNAHLAYEFDLPLIGTMAHQWMMVHQQLGRLRESQNAGLENWVREYRGRLGIALTDTISTDFFLKDFDLYFAKLYDGLRQDSGDPIVWADKVLARYKQLGIDPMTKDLMFSDGLNFEKCLPILRHVRGKAKFGFGMGTSLACDVEGVEPLSIVMKLVRVHGEPVVKFSDDPIKNVCEDPSFLQYAAKVFNVGSVEV; encoded by the coding sequence ATGGAAAGTGCATACGACTACGAATCCCCGGTGATCCAGGGTTTGCTCGACACCGACTACTACACCTTCACCATGATGCAGGCGGTGTTGCACCAGCACCCCAATGTCGATGTGGAATACAACTTCATCGTCCGGTCCAAGGAAAAGCTCGGCCACTTGATCCCGCAACTGCGCGACGAGCTGGAGAAGCTCGCCGGCCTGCAGATGCGTGAGGGCGAGCTGCGCTTCTTGTTCAACCCGCGTTTTCGTGAGTACCTCACGCCGGATTACGAGCGCTTTCTCGGCCTGTTCCGCTTCAACCTGCGTTATATCCACGTCAGTGAGGTCGACGGCCAACTCAACATCCGCGTGGTCGGCCCGATGCTGCATTGCATCATGTTCGAGCAACCGGTACTGGCGCTGGTCAGCGAGCTGCGCAACCGCGATAAATACCCCGACGTGACCCTGGAAGACATCACCCGCAAGCTCTACCAGAAGTTCGACTGGCTGGAGAAAAACCTCAGCCGCGACGAGCTGGCCGACTTGCGCGTCTCCGATTTTTCCACCCGCCGGCGCCTGTCGTTCAAGGCCCAGCGCGAAGTGGTCGACATCATGCGCCGCGACTTCCCCGGCCAGTTCGTCGGCACCAGCAACGCGCACCTGGCCTACGAATTCGACCTGCCGCTGATCGGCACCATGGCCCACCAGTGGATGATGGTGCACCAGCAACTGGGCCGGCTGCGCGAAAGCCAGAACGCCGGCCTGGAAAACTGGGTGCGTGAATACCGCGGCCGCTTGGGTATTGCCTTGACCGACACCATCAGCACCGACTTTTTCCTCAAGGATTTTGACCTGTACTTCGCCAAACTGTATGACGGGCTGCGCCAGGACTCCGGCGACCCCATCGTCTGGGCCGACAAAGTCCTGGCCCGCTACAAGCAACTGGGCATCGACCCGATGACCAAGGACCTGATGTTTTCCGATGGCCTGAACTTCGAAAAATGCTTGCCGATATTGCGCCACGTGCGCGGCAAGGCCAAGTTCGGTTTCGGCATGGGCACCAGCCTGGCCTGCGATGTGGAAGGCGTCGAACCGCTGAGCATCGTGATGAAACTGGTGCGGGTGCACGGTGAGCCGGTGGTGAAGTTCTCGGATGACCCGATCAAGAATGTCTGCGAAGACCCCTCGTTTTTGCAGTACGCGGCAAAGGTGTTCAATGTCGGCAGCGTGGAGGTGTGA
- the nadE gene encoding ammonia-dependent NAD(+) synthetase codes for MQNRIAQELNINRQLVKGGEAKEIQRRIDFIKTTLRSSGCKALVLGISGGVDSLTAGRLCQLAVEQLRAEGYASRFVAMRLPYKTQADESDAQASLDFITPDHTETLNIAASVDGLMASLTATEANASQVDFIKGNVKARTRMIAQYAVANLHNGLVVGTDHGAEALMGFFTKFGDGACDLAPLSGLTKTQVRLLASALGAPDNLVHKHPTADLEELAPGKLDEHAYGCTYAEIDAYLMGEPVSEHVRSIVEGAYSKTAHKRSLPITPA; via the coding sequence ATGCAAAATCGTATCGCGCAGGAACTGAATATCAATCGGCAACTGGTCAAGGGCGGTGAAGCCAAGGAAATTCAACGGCGCATCGACTTCATCAAGACCACCTTGCGCAGCTCCGGCTGCAAGGCCCTGGTGCTGGGCATCAGTGGCGGCGTCGATTCCCTCACCGCCGGCCGCCTGTGCCAACTGGCAGTCGAGCAGTTGCGGGCCGAGGGCTACGCCTCACGCTTTGTCGCCATGCGCCTGCCCTATAAAACTCAGGCAGACGAAAGCGACGCCCAGGCCTCCCTGGATTTCATCACCCCGGACCACACCGAAACGCTGAACATCGCCGCCAGTGTCGACGGCCTGATGGCCAGCCTGACCGCTACCGAAGCCAACGCCAGCCAAGTTGACTTCATCAAAGGCAACGTCAAGGCGCGCACACGGATGATTGCCCAGTACGCTGTAGCCAATCTGCACAACGGCCTGGTGGTCGGCACCGACCACGGCGCCGAAGCACTGATGGGTTTTTTCACCAAATTCGGCGACGGTGCTTGTGATCTGGCACCGCTGTCGGGCCTGACCAAAACCCAAGTGCGCTTACTGGCCAGCGCCCTCGGCGCGCCGGACAACCTGGTGCATAAACATCCCACCGCCGATCTCGAAGAGCTGGCGCCGGGCAAACTGGATGAACACGCCTACGGCTGCACGTATGCAGAGATCGATGCCTACCTGATGGGCGAACCGGTGAGTGAGCACGTGAGGTCGATTGTCGAGGGGGCGTACAGCAAGACAGCACACAAACGCTCGCTGCCTATCACCCCCGCGTGA
- a CDS encoding MATE family efflux transporter, translating to MQSPLQRPLWQIYLIFLAPMVLSNFLQSFSGTLNGIYVGQMLGTQALAAVSGMFPIVFFFIALVIGLGAGASVLIGQAWGAQETGMVKAITGATLTLGALVGMIAAVLGSLFARSALQALGTPIDVLDDAVGYAQKMMLIMPLLLVFILYTQLLRGVSDTISPLLALMVSTLVGLLLTPALIRGWIGLPPMGIQSAVYAGLVGNALAMLFLILRLRHKNHVMAPDRELLAALRLDRVILGKVLRIGLPTGLQMVVLSLSELVILALVNGHGSQATAAYGAVTQIVNYVQFPALSIAITASILGAQAIGAGRLERIGPILRTGLLINTCLTGGLIVLGYVLSHWLLGLFITDDAARINAEHLLHIMLWSILVFGFQAVIGGIMRASGVVLMPVAISIFCVLCVELPIAYLFNAHFGLEGVWMAFPVTYLAMLALQAAYYRLVWRHKQIKRLV from the coding sequence ATGCAAAGCCCCTTGCAACGTCCGCTCTGGCAGATCTACCTGATCTTTCTGGCACCGATGGTGCTGTCCAACTTCCTGCAAAGCTTTTCCGGCACCCTCAATGGTATCTACGTCGGTCAAATGCTCGGCACCCAGGCGCTGGCAGCGGTGTCGGGGATGTTTCCCATCGTGTTTTTCTTTATCGCCCTGGTGATTGGCCTGGGGGCGGGTGCCTCGGTGTTGATCGGCCAGGCCTGGGGCGCCCAGGAAACAGGGATGGTCAAGGCGATTACCGGCGCCACCCTGACCCTGGGGGCGCTGGTAGGTATGATCGCCGCAGTGCTGGGCAGCCTGTTTGCGCGCTCGGCCTTGCAGGCGTTGGGCACGCCGATTGATGTGCTCGACGATGCGGTCGGTTATGCCCAGAAAATGATGCTGATCATGCCGTTGCTGCTGGTGTTCATTCTCTACACCCAATTGCTGCGTGGCGTCAGCGATACGATCTCGCCGCTGCTGGCACTGATGGTCTCGACCCTGGTCGGCCTGCTGCTGACCCCGGCGCTGATTCGCGGCTGGATCGGCTTGCCGCCCATGGGTATCCAGAGCGCGGTATATGCCGGACTGGTAGGCAACGCCCTGGCAATGCTGTTTTTGATCTTGCGGCTGCGCCATAAAAACCATGTGATGGCGCCGGATCGCGAACTGCTCGCGGCCTTACGCCTGGACCGCGTGATTTTAGGAAAGGTCCTGCGCATAGGCCTGCCTACCGGCTTACAGATGGTGGTGCTGTCGCTGTCAGAATTGGTCATTCTCGCCCTGGTTAACGGTCATGGCTCCCAGGCCACCGCGGCGTATGGCGCGGTGACGCAAATCGTCAACTATGTGCAGTTTCCGGCACTGTCGATTGCCATCACCGCATCAATCCTCGGTGCGCAGGCCATTGGCGCCGGGCGCCTGGAACGCATTGGGCCGATCCTGCGCACGGGCTTGTTGATCAACACCTGCCTCACCGGCGGCCTGATTGTGCTGGGTTATGTGCTGTCCCACTGGTTACTCGGCCTGTTCATCACCGACGACGCGGCACGGATCAACGCCGAACACCTGCTGCACATCATGTTGTGGAGCATCCTAGTATTCGGCTTCCAAGCTGTGATCGGCGGGATCATGCGCGCCAGTGGCGTGGTGCTGATGCCGGTCGCGATCTCGATCTTCTGCGTGCTCTGCGTCGAGTTGCCGATTGCTTACCTGTTCAATGCCCACTTCGGCCTGGAAGGGGTGTGGATGGCGTTTCCGGTGACTTACCTGGCAATGCTGGCATTGCAGGCCGCGTATTACCGGTTGGTCTGGCGGCATAAGCAGATCAAGCGGCTGGTGTGA
- a CDS encoding TetR/AcrR family transcriptional regulator, translated as MSRARAEMIEDTRARLIASARQAFALQGYANTSMDDFTARAGLTRGALYHHFGDKKGLLAAVVAQLDSEMDASLQRISDEAADPWSGFCERCRAYLRMAQENEIQRIVLQDAPAVLGDTGSQQQCVESLRQLLEALMQAGLIHQAPSVALAQLINGSLVNTALWIARDEHPGERLEQGLQGLELLLRGLYLTPAA; from the coding sequence ATGAGCCGAGCCCGTGCTGAAATGATCGAAGACACCCGCGCCCGGCTGATCGCCAGCGCGCGCCAGGCCTTCGCCTTGCAAGGTTATGCCAACACTTCGATGGATGATTTCACCGCCCGTGCTGGCCTGACCCGCGGTGCGTTGTACCACCACTTTGGTGACAAAAAAGGGCTCTTGGCTGCGGTAGTTGCCCAACTCGACAGCGAGATGGACGCCAGCTTGCAGCGCATTTCGGATGAGGCCGCAGACCCCTGGAGTGGTTTTTGCGAACGCTGCCGCGCCTACTTGCGCATGGCTCAGGAGAATGAAATACAGCGCATTGTGTTGCAGGATGCGCCGGCCGTATTGGGTGATACCGGCTCTCAGCAACAGTGTGTTGAATCATTGCGCCAACTGCTGGAGGCCCTGATGCAGGCCGGTCTCATCCACCAGGCCCCGAGCGTCGCGCTGGCGCAATTGATCAATGGCAGCCTGGTCAACACCGCCCTATGGATCGCCCGCGATGAACACCCCGGCGAGCGACTGGAGCAGGGCTTGCAGGGCCTGGAGCTGTTGCTGCGAGGCCTGTACCTCACACCAGCCGCTTGA
- a CDS encoding MFS transporter, which yields MANPYAELFQVPGARAFVLAGMLARMPISMTGIGLITMLSQVHGGYGLAGSVAAVFALATAFCAPQVSRLVDRHSQGRVLPIAALIGGGALLLLLLCTRLQAPNWMLFLFAALAGCMPNMSAMVRARWTELYRGQPKLQTAFALESVLDEVCFIVGPPISVGLSVVLFPEAGPLVAALLLAVGVTTFVLQRETEPPVHEHQDHHGRWLIASPSVLILMILLLAMGVIVGVVDVVSVAFAQHQGQPAAASIVLSVYAIGSCLAGLAFGTLKLKAPLPRQFLFCGVATALTTLPLLLVTNIPGLAVAIFISGLFFAPTLIVAMALVEQIVPVSRLTEGMTWLITGLSIGVAIGAASSGWMIDHFGATSGFWVALVAGAVVLGSAVLGSRRLG from the coding sequence ATGGCAAACCCTTACGCCGAGTTGTTCCAGGTCCCTGGCGCCCGAGCTTTTGTGCTGGCGGGTATGCTGGCGCGCATGCCGATATCGATGACAGGCATTGGCTTGATCACCATGCTCTCGCAGGTGCATGGCGGGTATGGTCTGGCGGGCTCGGTGGCGGCGGTATTTGCCTTGGCCACGGCATTTTGCGCGCCGCAGGTGTCCAGGCTGGTGGACCGCCATAGCCAAGGGCGAGTACTGCCGATTGCCGCGCTGATCGGCGGCGGGGCGCTGCTGTTGTTGCTGCTGTGCACCCGCTTGCAGGCGCCGAACTGGATGCTGTTCCTGTTTGCCGCCTTGGCCGGGTGCATGCCAAACATGTCGGCCATGGTGCGGGCGCGGTGGACCGAGTTGTACCGCGGCCAGCCCAAGCTGCAAACCGCCTTTGCCCTGGAGTCGGTGCTGGATGAGGTGTGCTTCATCGTCGGCCCGCCGATTTCGGTGGGCCTGAGCGTGGTGCTGTTCCCGGAAGCGGGTCCGTTGGTGGCGGCGCTGTTGTTGGCGGTGGGCGTCACGACCTTTGTGTTGCAACGCGAGACAGAACCCCCTGTGCATGAGCATCAGGACCATCACGGCCGTTGGCTGATCGCTTCCCCCTCCGTGTTGATCCTGATGATCCTGCTGCTGGCCATGGGCGTGATCGTTGGCGTGGTGGATGTGGTCAGCGTCGCCTTTGCCCAGCATCAGGGCCAGCCGGCGGCGGCGAGCATTGTGCTGTCGGTATACGCCATTGGCTCGTGCCTGGCAGGGCTGGCGTTTGGCACCCTTAAACTCAAGGCCCCGTTGCCCCGGCAGTTCCTGTTCTGTGGCGTGGCTACGGCGTTGACCACCTTGCCATTGCTGCTGGTGACCAACATTCCTGGGCTTGCGGTGGCGATCTTTATTTCCGGGCTGTTCTTCGCTCCGACCCTGATCGTGGCCATGGCCCTGGTAGAGCAGATCGTGCCCGTCAGTCGCCTGACCGAAGGCATGACCTGGCTGATCACCGGCCTCAGCATTGGCGTGGCCATCGGCGCCGCCAGTTCCGGTTGGATGATCGACCACTTTGGCGCCACCAGCGGGTTCTGGGTCGCATTGGTGGCGGGGGCGGTGGTGCTGGGTTCCGCGGTGTTGGGGTCTCGGCGATTGGGGTAA
- a CDS encoding type II toxin-antitoxin system HicB family antitoxin, which translates to MNNQLKHKGYIGSIEASLEDNCLFGKILFIKALVSYEGKTVAELDAAFREAVDDYLTTCQTLGHTPEKPCKGSFNVRVGHDLHLAAALAATRKKVTLNDLTRQALNEFLQHHSADTCPALG; encoded by the coding sequence GTGAACAACCAACTGAAACACAAAGGCTACATCGGCTCTATTGAAGCCAGCCTCGAAGACAACTGCCTGTTCGGCAAGATTCTGTTCATCAAGGCGTTGGTGAGCTACGAAGGCAAAACCGTCGCCGAGTTGGACGCCGCATTTCGTGAGGCAGTGGACGACTATCTCACCACCTGCCAGACCCTTGGGCATACACCGGAGAAGCCTTGCAAAGGCTCCTTTAATGTCCGGGTCGGCCATGACCTGCACTTGGCGGCGGCCCTGGCGGCGACTCGCAAGAAAGTGACGCTCAATGACCTGACACGCCAGGCACTGAATGAATTTTTACAGCATCACAGTGCAGATACTTGCCCGGCGCTTGGCTGA
- a CDS encoding type II toxin-antitoxin system HicA family toxin codes for MSKNEKLLAKLLNEHMAFTWPELVTLLRRLGYTQIEGAGSRVKFDIGDPSAMITLHKPHPGNELKHYIRRQIIEQLKSGELIQ; via the coding sequence GTGTCCAAAAATGAAAAGCTGCTCGCCAAACTGCTCAACGAGCACATGGCATTTACCTGGCCCGAACTCGTCACGCTGCTGCGTCGGCTCGGCTACACACAGATTGAAGGGGCTGGAAGCCGCGTCAAATTCGACATCGGTGACCCCAGTGCAATGATCACCTTGCACAAGCCTCACCCTGGTAACGAACTGAAACACTACATTCGGCGCCAGATCATCGAGCAATTGAAATCAGGAGAACTGATTCAGTGA